One region of Intestinimonas massiliensis (ex Afouda et al. 2020) genomic DNA includes:
- a CDS encoding GDSL-type esterase/lipase family protein, with protein MPTGLDQKPEIKQHPPKGRRLWPVLLLCCGLAAVLCLWAVASARQSVAGPVPAPPPAPETPPASEPPRPTEPPEETVSAAPLYDFSQPAPEGGEAEEDYFSDAVFLGDSRTDGLRLYSGIRPGGVIYHNGLMVFEAADRENKCIKGADGQKHAVLELLEQNTYAKVYVMFGVNELGYGDDQAFYDTYGQFLDQIRQLQPDAVLYLQAIIPVNEEVAKKYDGRAYVTNAKITEYNTLLRQLAEEKQVVYLDLASALAGEDGVLPAEGTTDGVHFRREWYQKWYAYLRTHTVDAQTYWGSLSDPVS; from the coding sequence ATGCCTACCGGCCTGGACCAGAAACCAGAGATCAAACAACATCCACCCAAGGGCAGGCGGCTGTGGCCGGTCCTGCTGTTATGCTGCGGCCTGGCCGCAGTCCTGTGCCTGTGGGCCGTTGCCAGCGCGCGGCAGTCGGTCGCCGGACCTGTTCCGGCCCCTCCGCCCGCGCCGGAGACGCCGCCTGCGTCGGAGCCGCCGCGCCCCACCGAGCCTCCGGAGGAGACCGTCTCCGCCGCGCCCCTCTACGATTTTTCCCAGCCGGCGCCGGAGGGCGGCGAGGCGGAGGAGGACTACTTCTCCGACGCCGTCTTTCTGGGCGACTCCCGCACCGACGGGCTGCGGCTGTACAGCGGCATCCGCCCCGGCGGCGTGATCTATCACAACGGCCTGATGGTCTTTGAGGCCGCCGATCGGGAAAACAAGTGTATCAAGGGGGCCGACGGACAAAAGCACGCCGTGCTGGAGCTGCTGGAGCAGAACACGTACGCCAAGGTGTACGTCATGTTCGGCGTCAACGAGCTGGGCTACGGCGACGACCAGGCGTTCTACGACACCTACGGCCAGTTCCTCGACCAGATCCGCCAGCTCCAGCCCGACGCCGTGCTCTACCTCCAGGCCATCATTCCGGTCAACGAAGAGGTGGCCAAGAAATACGATGGCCGGGCCTACGTCACCAACGCCAAGATCACCGAGTACAACACCCTGCTCCGGCAACTGGCTGAGGAGAAGCAGGTAGTCTACCTGGACCTGGCCTCCGCCCTGGCGGGGGAGGACGGCGTGCTCCCCGCCGAGGGCACCACCGACGGGGTCCACTTCCGCAGGGAGTGGTATCAAAAGTGGTACGCCTACCTGCGCACCCACACCGTGGATGCGCAGACCTATTGGGGGAGCCTGTCGGACCCGGTGTCCTGA